One genomic region from Xiphophorus couchianus chromosome 21, X_couchianus-1.0, whole genome shotgun sequence encodes:
- the mc4r gene encoding melanocortin receptor 4, whose product MNSTAQQGLIPCYLNRSLCLGTLPEKDVSGEKKDSSAGCYEQLPISTEVFLTLGIISLLENILVIAAIIKNKNLHSPMYFFICSLAVADMLVSVSNASETIVIELINSGSLTIPVTLIKSMDNVFDSMICSSLLASICSLLAIAIDRYITIFYALRYHNIVTIRRALLVIASIWTCCTVSGILFIIYSESTMVLICLITMFFTMLVLMASLYVHMFLLARQHMKRIGALPGNAPIQQRANMKGAITLTILLGVFVVCWAPFFLHLILMITCPRNPYCTCFMSHFNMYLILIMCNSIIDPIIYAFRSQEMRKTFKEIFCCS is encoded by the coding sequence ATGAACTCCACGGCTCAGCAAGGCTTGATCCCATGCTACCTGAACAGGAGCCTGTGCCTGGGAACTCTGCCAGAGAAAGACGTTTCCGGAGAGAAGAAGGATTCCTCTGCTGGCTGCTACGAGCAGCTGCCGATTTCCACCGAGGTCTTCCTCACTTTGGGCATCATCAGCCTGCTGGAGAACATCCTGGTGATCGCCGCCATCATCAAGAACAAGAACCTCCATTCCCCGATGTACTTCTTCATCTGTAGCCTGGCGGTCGCTGACATGCTGGTCAGCGTCTCCAACGCCTCGGAGACGATCGTCATAGAGCTGATCAACAGCGGCAGCCTCACCATCCCCGTCACGTTAATCAAAAGCATGGACAACGTGTTCGACTCCATGATCTGCAGTTCTCTGCTCGCCTCCATCTGCAGCTTGCTCGCCATCGCCATCGACCGCTACATCACCATCTTCTACGCCCTACGGTACCACAACATCGTCACCATCCGGCGGGCGTTGCTGGTCATCGCCAGCATCTGGACGTGCTGCACCGTCTCTGGCATCCTGTTCATCATCTACTCAGAGAGCACCATGGTGCTCATCTGCCTCATCACCATGTTCTTCACCATGCTGGTCCTCATGGCGTCGCTCTACGTTCACATGTTCCTGCTGGCGCGCCAGCACATGAAGCGCATCGGTGCCCTGCCGGGCAACGCGCCCATCCAGCAGCGCGCCAACATGAAGGGCGCCATCACCCTCACCATCCTGCTGGGGGTGTTTGTGGTGTGCTGGGCGCCCTTCTTTCTGCACCTCATCCTGATGATCACCTGCCCCAGGAACCCCTACTGCACCTGCTTCATGTCGCACTTCAACATGTACCTCATCCTCATCATGTGCAACTCCATCATCGACCCCATCATCTACGCTTTCCGCAGCCAGGAGATGAGGAAGACCTTTAAGGAGATCTTCTGCTGCTCATAG